In one window of Oncorhynchus kisutch isolate 150728-3 linkage group LG16, Okis_V2, whole genome shotgun sequence DNA:
- the tifa gene encoding TRAF-interacting protein with FHA domain-containing protein A isoform X1: MWAILSQSLSRMRPGTLPSPRSSNGSDQVNQKVKDNIPSIASAIIRSIMEVSHTVETEELMTCLQIQLYHPQQASRALYRMLPLETRHKLQAEDPVRLGRDAQACTFVLVDPRVSRKQLSLQAYRTSNSPDMLFSVQNLSQKGRVTVNGFELGFLERAELPGKALIRFGEYEMLIRRENGEAKGSFEVEFGVLAVPPSREMGMVVPNMVPVMDTGSDLSTNGIPPLMSQGPMEMDETIMYQSGRALLP; this comes from the exons ATGTGGGCTATTTTGAGCCAAAGTTTATCGAGGATGAGACCAGGAACCCTTCCTTCTCCAAGATCCTCAAATGGTTCAG ACCAAGTTAACCAGAAAGTGAAAGACAACATCCCTTCAATTGCATCAGCCATCATAAGATCCATCATGGAGGTGTCTCACACCGTGGAAACAGAGGAGCTGATGACATGCCTCCAGATCCAGCTCTACCACCCCCAGCAGGCTTCCAGGGCTCTGTACCGCATGTTGCCTTTGGAAACCAGACACAAGCTCCAGGCCGAGGACCCAGTGAGGCTGGGCCGGGATGCCCAGGCCTGCACCTTCGTGCTGGTCGACCCCCGTGTCTCCCGCAAGCAGCTGTCCTTGCAGGCCTACCGCACCTCCAACAGCCCGGACATGCTATTTTCTGTGCAGAACCTCAGCCAGAAGGGACGTGTGACTGTCAATGGGTTTGAGCTGGGGTtcctggagagggcagagctgCCTGGTAAGGCCCTGATACGGTTCGGGGAATACGAGATGCTGATACGCCGTGAGAATGGAGAGGCGAAGGGGAGCTTTGAGGTGGAGTTTGGGGTGCTGGCAGTACCCCCTTCCAGAGAGATGGGCATGGTCGTGCCAAATATGGTGCCCGTCATGGACACGGGCTCAGACCTTTCAACCAATGGCATCCCACCACTCATGAGCCAAGGGCCAATGGAGATGGATGAGACAATCATGTACCAATCAGGCAGGGCGCTTCTTCCATAA
- the tifa gene encoding TRAF-interacting protein with FHA domain-containing protein A isoform X2, whose protein sequence is MEVSHTVETEELMTCLQIQLYHPQQASRALYRMLPLETRHKLQAEDPVRLGRDAQACTFVLVDPRVSRKQLSLQAYRTSNSPDMLFSVQNLSQKGRVTVNGFELGFLERAELPGKALIRFGEYEMLIRRENGEAKGSFEVEFGVLAVPPSREMGMVVPNMVPVMDTGSDLSTNGIPPLMSQGPMEMDETIMYQSGRALLP, encoded by the coding sequence ATGGAGGTGTCTCACACCGTGGAAACAGAGGAGCTGATGACATGCCTCCAGATCCAGCTCTACCACCCCCAGCAGGCTTCCAGGGCTCTGTACCGCATGTTGCCTTTGGAAACCAGACACAAGCTCCAGGCCGAGGACCCAGTGAGGCTGGGCCGGGATGCCCAGGCCTGCACCTTCGTGCTGGTCGACCCCCGTGTCTCCCGCAAGCAGCTGTCCTTGCAGGCCTACCGCACCTCCAACAGCCCGGACATGCTATTTTCTGTGCAGAACCTCAGCCAGAAGGGACGTGTGACTGTCAATGGGTTTGAGCTGGGGTtcctggagagggcagagctgCCTGGTAAGGCCCTGATACGGTTCGGGGAATACGAGATGCTGATACGCCGTGAGAATGGAGAGGCGAAGGGGAGCTTTGAGGTGGAGTTTGGGGTGCTGGCAGTACCCCCTTCCAGAGAGATGGGCATGGTCGTGCCAAATATGGTGCCCGTCATGGACACGGGCTCAGACCTTTCAACCAATGGCATCCCACCACTCATGAGCCAAGGGCCAATGGAGATGGATGAGACAATCATGTACCAATCAGGCAGGGCGCTTCTTCCATAA
- the LOC109906455 gene encoding RNA-binding protein 4B-like isoform X3 gives MAFYNTASRMVKIFIGNVPREADKDEIQALFSQYGAVTECAIVKNFAFVHMDDRKSATKAIRSLHLYKLHGTAINVEASRGKNQGAVKLHVTNVEKGNDDELRTLFEEYGTVSECAIVKNFAFVHMDNSDEALDAIKGLDNVEFQGKRIHVQISKSRPRYEEEEDYPPPQRGGYWPPRGYPGERHDPPPPSYLRGRHPPPHHGFKYFNKICVLVSAVVS, from the exons atg GCTTTCTACAACACTGCTTCAAGGATGGTCAAGATCTTCATTGGGAATGTCCCTCGGGAGGCAGACAAGGATGAAATCCAGGCACTCTTCTCACAGTACGGTGCCGTCACAGAATGTGCCATCGTCAAGAATTTTGCTTTCGTCCACATGGATGACCGTAAGTCTGCCACCAAAGCCATCCGCAGCCTGCACCTCTACAAGTTGCATGGCACGGCGATAAATGTCGAGGCTAGTCGCGGGAAGAACCAGGGAGCCGTCAAACTCCACGTGACAAACGTGGAGAAAGGCAACGATGATGAGCTCCGCACTTTGTTCGAGGAGTACGGCACAGTCTCTGAATGTGCTATTGTCAAAAACTTCGCGTTTGTGCACATGGACAACTCTGACGAGGCTTTGGATGCCATCAAGGGATTAGACAACGTTGAATTCCAGg GGAAACGTATCCATGTTCAGATATCAAAGAGCCGTCCCAGGTACGAGGAGGAAGAAGACTACCCCCCACCTCAAAGGGGGGGATACTGGCCCCCCCGTGGCTACCCCGGGGAGAGGCATGATCCTCCACCCCCTAGCTATCTAAGAGGTCGTCACCCACCCCCTCATCACGG GTTTAAATATTTCAACAAGATCTGCGTCCTCGTCTCCGCCGTCGTCTCCTGA
- the LOC109906455 gene encoding RNA-binding protein 4B-like isoform X1 produces MAFYNTASRMVKIFIGNVPREADKDEIQALFSQYGAVTECAIVKNFAFVHMDDRKSATKAIRSLHLYKLHGTAINVEASRGKNQGAVKLHVTNVEKGNDDELRTLFEEYGTVSECAIVKNFAFVHMDNSDEALDAIKGLDNVEFQGKRIHVQISKSRPRYEEEEDYPPPQRGGYWPPRGYPGERHDPPPPSYLRGRHPPPHHGYPAPPPPPPPPRRAPYPERAYERERESYAVVDYYEKYRARPAAYGIMSYDERRVGSLPPPPPPPSSMVRERFMASGLDPYERRPLPPPPSAYYTRDRSPIRRAPPPPMPPAGNGYSYERSRLSPVSRPAMYNLPRTRDPYADRLPPPPPARYY; encoded by the exons atg GCTTTCTACAACACTGCTTCAAGGATGGTCAAGATCTTCATTGGGAATGTCCCTCGGGAGGCAGACAAGGATGAAATCCAGGCACTCTTCTCACAGTACGGTGCCGTCACAGAATGTGCCATCGTCAAGAATTTTGCTTTCGTCCACATGGATGACCGTAAGTCTGCCACCAAAGCCATCCGCAGCCTGCACCTCTACAAGTTGCATGGCACGGCGATAAATGTCGAGGCTAGTCGCGGGAAGAACCAGGGAGCCGTCAAACTCCACGTGACAAACGTGGAGAAAGGCAACGATGATGAGCTCCGCACTTTGTTCGAGGAGTACGGCACAGTCTCTGAATGTGCTATTGTCAAAAACTTCGCGTTTGTGCACATGGACAACTCTGACGAGGCTTTGGATGCCATCAAGGGATTAGACAACGTTGAATTCCAGg GGAAACGTATCCATGTTCAGATATCAAAGAGCCGTCCCAGGTACGAGGAGGAAGAAGACTACCCCCCACCTCAAAGGGGGGGATACTGGCCCCCCCGTGGCTACCCCGGGGAGAGGCATGATCCTCCACCCCCTAGCTATCTAAGAGGTCGTCACCCACCCCCTCATCACGGGTACCCTgccccccctccaccaccccctccccCTAGACGAGCCCCGTACCCTGAGCGTGCTTATGAGCGCGAGAGGGAGAGCTATGCCGTGGTGGATTACTATGAGAAATACAGGGCTCGTCCTGCCGCTTATGGCATAATGTCCTATGATGAGAGGCGTGTAGGCTccttaccccctcctcccccGCCCCCCTCTTCCATGGTCAGGGAGCGTTTCATGGCCTCTGGCCTCGATCCATATGAGCGtcgccccctccctcctcccccgtctGCGTACTACACCAGGGACCGCAGTCCCATTCGGAGGGCCCCTCCTCCCCCCATGCCCCCCGCCGGTAACGGTTACTCCTATGAGCGTTCCCGACTCTCCCCCGTCTCTCGGCCCGCGATGTACAACCTACCACGTACCAGAGACCCCTACGCCGACAGGTTGCCGCCGCCGCCACCGGCCCGCTATTACTAA
- the LOC109906455 gene encoding RNA-binding protein 4B-like isoform X2 produces the protein MVKIFIGNVPREADKDEIQALFSQYGAVTECAIVKNFAFVHMDDRKSATKAIRSLHLYKLHGTAINVEASRGKNQGAVKLHVTNVEKGNDDELRTLFEEYGTVSECAIVKNFAFVHMDNSDEALDAIKGLDNVEFQGKRIHVQISKSRPRYEEEEDYPPPQRGGYWPPRGYPGERHDPPPPSYLRGRHPPPHHGYPAPPPPPPPPRRAPYPERAYERERESYAVVDYYEKYRARPAAYGIMSYDERRVGSLPPPPPPPSSMVRERFMASGLDPYERRPLPPPPSAYYTRDRSPIRRAPPPPMPPAGNGYSYERSRLSPVSRPAMYNLPRTRDPYADRLPPPPPARYY, from the exons ATGGTCAAGATCTTCATTGGGAATGTCCCTCGGGAGGCAGACAAGGATGAAATCCAGGCACTCTTCTCACAGTACGGTGCCGTCACAGAATGTGCCATCGTCAAGAATTTTGCTTTCGTCCACATGGATGACCGTAAGTCTGCCACCAAAGCCATCCGCAGCCTGCACCTCTACAAGTTGCATGGCACGGCGATAAATGTCGAGGCTAGTCGCGGGAAGAACCAGGGAGCCGTCAAACTCCACGTGACAAACGTGGAGAAAGGCAACGATGATGAGCTCCGCACTTTGTTCGAGGAGTACGGCACAGTCTCTGAATGTGCTATTGTCAAAAACTTCGCGTTTGTGCACATGGACAACTCTGACGAGGCTTTGGATGCCATCAAGGGATTAGACAACGTTGAATTCCAGg GGAAACGTATCCATGTTCAGATATCAAAGAGCCGTCCCAGGTACGAGGAGGAAGAAGACTACCCCCCACCTCAAAGGGGGGGATACTGGCCCCCCCGTGGCTACCCCGGGGAGAGGCATGATCCTCCACCCCCTAGCTATCTAAGAGGTCGTCACCCACCCCCTCATCACGGGTACCCTgccccccctccaccaccccctccccCTAGACGAGCCCCGTACCCTGAGCGTGCTTATGAGCGCGAGAGGGAGAGCTATGCCGTGGTGGATTACTATGAGAAATACAGGGCTCGTCCTGCCGCTTATGGCATAATGTCCTATGATGAGAGGCGTGTAGGCTccttaccccctcctcccccGCCCCCCTCTTCCATGGTCAGGGAGCGTTTCATGGCCTCTGGCCTCGATCCATATGAGCGtcgccccctccctcctcccccgtctGCGTACTACACCAGGGACCGCAGTCCCATTCGGAGGGCCCCTCCTCCCCCCATGCCCCCCGCCGGTAACGGTTACTCCTATGAGCGTTCCCGACTCTCCCCCGTCTCTCGGCCCGCGATGTACAACCTACCACGTACCAGAGACCCCTACGCCGACAGGTTGCCGCCGCCGCCACCGGCCCGCTATTACTAA
- the LOC109906458 gene encoding uncharacterized protein LOC109906458 translates to MTSLHMRSYHQRRNYTITQLFLIFLLMFKTGSLAKISQSDVLKTFLAGDRVHLECLTSEEDGNYYNWIKIIIGQAPVLILSLYTHANTAKFFGEFNNPRYMATKNGPSFVLTISDARPSDMGMYYCATRDYDAMIFGKGVFLMYGDVDSRNQHLTQQSESVQPGDSVTLNCTIHTKTCSGDHSVYWFRHSSGESHPGIIYTHGDRSDQCEKSPVAGSPTQSCVYNLPKRKLSLSDAGTYYCAVASCGEILFGNRTKLDVGGPADLVDPKLLALIVSNILSLIAVVVLICVRRKKGLPQHPQSGVTAPSCPDKERDEGEELNYAAISFSSRKTKRRAEPERQTRATDMNVVYSGVKGHHEWNWDS, encoded by the exons ATGACTAGTCTACACATGAGAAGCTATCATcagagaaggaattatacaataaCCCAACTGTTTCTCATATTTTTACTGATGTTTAAAACAG GGTCTCTTGCTAAAATCAGCCAGAGCGATGTCTTAAAGACTTTCCTGGCTGGAGACAGAGTTCATTTGGAATGCCTCACGTCAGAAGAAGATGGCAACTACTACAACTGGATCAAGATAATAATAGGACAAGCCCCAGTATTAATTCTGTCTCTTTACACTCACGCCAATACTGCAAAGTTCTTTGGAGAGTTTAACAACCCCCGGTATATGGCAACGAAGAATGGACCCAGTTTTGTGCTGACTATTTCAGATGCTAGACCATCAGatatggggatgtattactgtgcTACACGCGATTACGATGCCATGATCTTCGGGAAGGGTGTGTTTCTGATGTATGGGG ATGTAGATTCCAGGAACCAGCATCTTACTCAGCAGTCTGAGTCTGTCCAGCCAGGAGACTCTGTGACTTTGAACTGTACAATACACACTAAGACCTGTTCAGGAGATCACAGTGTCTATTGGTTCAGACATAGTTCAGGAGAATCCCATCCAGGAATCATTTACACCCACGGAGACAGGAGTGATCAGTGTGAAAAGAGCCCTGTGGCTGGGTCTCCTACACAGAGCTGTGTCTACAACCTCCCCAAGAGGAAACTCAGCCTCTCTGATGCTGGGACTTACTACTGTGCTGTGGCCTCATGTGGGGAAATACTGTTTGGGAACAGGACCAAGCTGGATGTTGGAG GCCCTGCTGATCTGGTGGATCCCAAGCTCCTGGCTCTAATCGTATCCAACATCTTGAGCTTGATCGCAGTCGTTGTCCTCATCTGTGTGAGAAGGAAGAAAG GTTTGCCTCAACATCCTCAAAGTGGTGTTACAGCCCCTTCCTGTCCTGACAAGGAG agagatgagggagaggagctgAACTATGCTGCCATAAGTTTCTCCTCGAGGAAGACCAAGAGGAGAGcagaaccagagagacagaccagagcgaCGGACATGAATGTGGTTTACTCTGGAGTGAAAGGTCATCATGAGTGGAACTGGGATTCATGA